aaagacttaggaaagaagaggaagaggagaggaggcagAAGCTGAAGGCTGCCGAGACCCAAGCCAGGAAAAGGGAGGCTTTCctgaaggagagggagaaggaagttCTCCGGCTCCAGGTGAGAGCAGCGCAACGCTGCCTGCGTGGGGTTTGATGGCAGCTCCTGGGGGCCGTATGGAAGCTGGAGGCTTATTCCCTTAGGGATTCGTATGTTGGCACCTTCCAGGAGCTTTGACAGCGTGTGGATGGGATGGGGGCTGAGTGAGAGCTCTGAAAACAGGGTGGAATCATCCCAAGGGAGGGAATAacagctggctgcagctcctgctgggatgctgctggcacCACGGGGCctctcagcaccagcagctcccgTGGTGCCTCGGCCATGTGTTAAGAGCTGCTCCTTGTCCTTCCTTTAGGAAGAAGCCAAAACCTTCATCACCCTGGAGAACCTGGATGCCCGGATCGAGGAATGCCTGGACAACCCCCGCAACTACAACTTTGCCATTGACAAGGAAGGGCGGATTGTCAAGCGGACAATGTTGTCCTAACAGCTCCACTTAGGAGCCGGTTTCTTTCCTTCTAATGGATAAATCCACCTGGAATTGGTGGAGAACAGCCCTGTGGTTCTGGCTCTGCTTCTTCGGAAGGGATGATGCCTGCGGGAAGGAGGGTAAGGGAGAAACATGGGCTCACAACAAGTGAGtctcagccctgctgcctgaGGAGCTGCTCGTGTTCAtgtgcctcctgctctgcctctggcATTGCAcctcccacagcatccctcctgTTTTCACACCACACATGTAGGGGGTGGAAAACAGGAACGATCCCAAGGAAAACAGGATCCCAAGGAAAACAGGAACGATCCCAGGAACATCCTGGCTCTGCACTCCCTGGGGCTGTTTCTCCACCCCTCTAGGTGCTTATGAAGGGAAACAGGTCTGAGTGGCTTAGTAGGAAACACCAACCCTCCCCTTTCTGTTGTTAGGGGGTAAGAATTCATTGTGCCTCTGGCTCCTGCTGTGGCCGAGGGACCTGCTGGTCCTGTTTGTGCAAAGGAGGGTTTAAAGCACATCTGGGCTGTGGCTAAGTGAGAGCACGTGCAGAATCACTTCTGATACTGGCGTGCACGTGCCTCTTCCTTCAGCCTTATTTTGCTCATCACCTGGAGctgcttctgcctaagagctcagctcagtctcccctcgggcaggttcaagccattccccttggcctggccctacaggcgcttgtcccaagcccctctccagctttcctgcagcccctttaggcactggagctgctctcagctctccccttcaggagccttctcttgaccaggctgccccagcccagctctctcagcctggctccagagcagagctgctccagccctcgcagcatccccatggcctcctctggcctcgctccatgAGGTCagccagtacccccaagtccttcttagTGCTGCTCTTCCCAGTCTTCCCCAGGCTGTGTTTGCTCCTTGTGATTGAACTGccccaggggcaggaccttgcacttgttgagGTTCGCGCAATCCCCCCTCTCCagcgtgtccaggtccctctgcatcccatcccttccctaaACCCACCTTTTCCCCTCCATCCCAGCCTCCCGAGCACCCAAACCCTTTCATGCCATAAACCCCACAGCCCCTCGTGATCGTTTTTCTGTACAAGCTTTATTTCTAATGAAGAGCATCGCTCCAGGCTGAGTCACGGGCTTGCCTCGTCTGTTCCCGACCTGCCGTGGGGCTGCTGCAGTGATGGATAAGGGATCCTGCCGGGATTCTTCTCCCCGGGGTGGTCTATGCAAACAGCGTCTCTTGGTCGCAGGATGAGTCAACCAGGCAGCCCTCTGCAtggggggagaaaggggatGGAGCGAGACAGCAGGAGCCAACCCTCCCAGCTCCCCCGGTGTGGATTTTAATTGCATGGAGTTTAATAACAAGACCGTGTCCTGAAGCTCTCCAGGATCTGTGGTGGGATCTCTGGTTGTGAGGCTGGGAAAGCGTGATGGAAGCAGGAGGGGCATGGACTGCTGTGCACcacaggagctctgctgcttgCTCAGCCCCCTGCTTGCTGTCTGCTTGCTTCTATCCCTGAAACCTCAAGGTCTGTTATCGCCCTCCCTGGTGTTGGGATCAGTCCTGCCCTGGGTGGATGGACAGGTCGTGGAAttggttggaaaagccctttaagctcatccagtccaaccattcccagcactgccaaggccaccactgtcccatggcactgaggccccgtctccacagtgtgtgagcacttgcagggccggtgcctgcagccctgccctgggcagcctgttccaatgcctgagcaccctctggggcaggaattgttcctcagctccatctaaacctgccctggggcagcttgaggctggttcctcttgtcccatcccttgttccttgggagcagagcccagcccctcctggctccatcctcctggcaggcacttgtagggagccatcaggtcccccctgagccttctcttcttcagactgATCCCCGCAGCTCCCTCACCAGATGGACAGGGCAGCGCAGATCCCTTGGGACACGTCCCCCCTCCCACTTGGCCATCACAACCTCCCCATGACGGGGCTGGGACCCACCGGTGCTGCAGCAGATGCCGGGGGCCGCGCAGGTCCCTCCGCCGCTGCCGCAGGGTTTGTGTCCGGCCTCGCAGGGGGTGGGCAGGAAGGATTCCTCCTGGCACCGCAGCGTTTCCGAGGTGCCCAGGTAACAGCCCAGCTCCTCGCCGCAGCAGATGTTGGGGCCGAAGCAGCGGCCCTTGTTCCTGGGACCGCAGGGCAGGCACTGCTCGGGAACAGCCATAGGGGAGAGTGAACCGGGACGCACCTGCAATCAGTGCGCTGCACTTcgcagaatcccagaa
The sequence above is a segment of the Lathamus discolor isolate bLatDis1 chromosome 1, bLatDis1.hap1, whole genome shotgun sequence genome. Coding sequences within it:
- the LOC136005002 gene encoding neurophysin 1-like, yielding MPCKALAVCLLGLLALSSACYIQNCPIGGKRAVLDMDIRKCLPCGPRNKGRCFGPNICCGEELGCYLGTSETLRCQEESFLPTPCEAGHKPCGSGGGTCAAPGICCSTEGCLVDSSCDQETLFA